A stretch of Camelina sativa cultivar DH55 chromosome 18, Cs, whole genome shotgun sequence DNA encodes these proteins:
- the LOC104763570 gene encoding subtilisin-like protease SBT4.3, which produces MNLKKNPDQEFAYGSGQINPTKASDPGLVYEVETEDYLKMLCAEGFDSRSLTKISRRNITCLERTEVKDLNYPTMTTFVPPLDPFNVTFRRIVTNVGLPNSTYNASVVPLRQEIRINIEPETLSFGFLKEKKSFIVTISGEKLKDGSLVSSSLEWSDGSHSVRSPIVAYSIQP; this is translated from the coding sequence ATGAACCTTAAGAAAAACCCCGACCAGGAATTTGCTTATGGTTCAGGCCAAATTAACCCAACCAAAGCAAGCGACCCGGGACTTGTGTATGAAGTAGAGACTGAAGATTACCTCAAAATGTTATGTGCAGAGGGTTTTGATTCAAGGTCGCTCACGAAAATCTCAAGACGGAACATCACTTGTTTGGAAAGAACAGAAGTCAAGGATCTGAATTACCCAACAATGACTACGTTTGTGCCTCCTCTTGATCCATTCAATGTCACGTTTAGAAGAATCGTAACTAATGTTGGACTCCCAAACTCTACGTATAACGCAAGTGTAGTTCCTCTTCGACAGGAGATTCGGATTAACATAGAACCAGAAACACTGAGTTTCGGTTTCctgaaggagaagaaatctTTTATTGTGACCATCTCTGGTGAAAAACTGAAGGATGGAAGTCTTGTAAGTTCGTCTTTGGAATGGTCTGATGGGAGTCACAGCGTCAGAAGTCCAATCGTGGCTTACTCAATCCAGCCTTAA
- the LOC104762020 gene encoding putative pentatricopeptide repeat-containing protein At5g59200, chloroplastic → MISSLTAITGGPSAIRRDPDSNTLRLSRRKTLISLLRNCKKISQVPSIHAKIIRTFHDQDAFVVFELIRVCSALDSIDYACDVFRYVSNPNVYLYTALIDGFVSSGRSADGVSLYRKMVHSSVLPDNYVITSVLKACGLEGCREIHAQVLKLGFGSSRSVGLKLLEIYGRSGNLVDAKKVFDEMPDRDQVTATVMINCYSERGCIEEALELFQDVKVKDTVCWTAMIDGLVRNREMNKALELFRGMQMEGVSPNEFTVVCVLSACSDLGALELGRWVHSFVENKKMELSNFVGNALINMYSRCGDINEAKRVFKGMRYKDVISYNTMISGLAMHGASFEAINEFRDMVNRGIRPNPVTLVALLNACSHGGLLDIGLEVFNSMWRVFNVEPQIEHYGCIVDLLGRVGRLEEACRFIENMPIEPDHIMLGALLSACKIHGNMELGERIAKRLLESENPDSGTYVLLSNIYASSGKWKETTEIRESMRESGIEKEPGCSTIEVDNQMHEFLAGETAHPHKDAIYQRLQELNRILRFKENETYMIIGFAGHQ, encoded by the coding sequence ATGATTTCATCGTTGACGGCGATCACCGGAGGGCCATCAGCTATCCGGCGTGATCCCGACTCAAACACTCTCAGACTATCACGGAGGAAAACATTAATCTCTTTACTACGAAATTGCAAAAAGATTTCTCAAGTACCATCGATTCACGCCAAGATCATACGAACCTTCCATGACCAAGATGCTTTCGTTGTTTTCGAACTCATCAGAGTATGCTCCGCTCTCGATTCAATAGATTACGCCTGCGACGTGTTTCGTTACGTATCTAACCCTAATGTTTACCTATACACCGCCCTGATCGATGGTTTTGTGTCATCTGGTCGTTCCGCTGATGGAGTTTCATTGTATCGTAAAATGGTTCACAGTTCGGTTTTGCCTGATAACTACGTGATCACCTCTGTTCTGAAAGCTTGTGGTCTGGAAGGTTGTAGAGAGATTCATGCACAGGTTTTGAAATTAGGGTTCGGGTCTAGTAGATCGGTGGGGCTAAAACTGTTGGAAATTTACGGGAGATCTGGGAATTTGGTTGATGCTAagaaggtgttcgatgaaatgcctgacAGAGATCAGGTCACAGCAACTGTCATGATTAATTGTTATTCTGAACGTGGTTGTATTGAGGAGGCGTTAGAGCTGTTCCAAGATGTTAAGGTTAAAGATACGGTTTGTTGGACGGCGATGATTGACGGGTTGGTTAGAAACAGGGAGATGAACAAAGCATTGGAGCTTTTCAGGGGAATGCAGATGGAAGGTGTTAGTCCTAATGAATTTACAGTTGTATGTGTTTTATCTGCGTGCTCAGATTTAGGTGCGTTGGAGCTTGGGCGATGGGTACATTCATTTGTTGAGAATAAAAAGATGGAGCTTAGTAATTTCGTAGGCAATGCTTTGATCAACATGTACTCTAGGTGTGGTGATATCAATGAGGCAAAGCGGGTTTTTAAGGGAATGAGATACAAAGATGTCATTTCATACAACACGATGATTTCTGGATTAGCAATGCATGGGGCTAGCTTTGAAGCTATCAATGAATTTCGAGATATGGTGAACAGAGGAATTAGGCCGAATCCAGTGACCTTAGTTGCTCTTTTAAACGCTTGTAGCCATGGAGGTTTGCTGGATATAGGGCTTGAAGTGTTCAATTCTATGTGGAGAGTTTTTAATGTTGAACCGCAGATTGAGCATTATGGATGTATTGTTGATCTTCTTGGTCGAGTGGGTAGACTAGAGGAGGCTTGCAGATTCATAGAAAACATGCCGATAGAACCGGATCATATCATGTTAGGAGCTCTTTTGAGTGCTTGTAAGATCCATGGAAACATGGAGCTTGGTGAAAGGATTGCCAAGAGACTACTCGAGTCTGAGAATCCAGATTCTGGGACATACGTTCTCTTATCGAATATTTACGCTTCATCCGGGAAATGGAAAGAAACTACTGAAATCAGAGAAAGTATGAGAGAATCAGGGATTGAGAAGGAACCAGGATGCAGTACTATCGAAGTGGACAACCAGATGCATGAGTTTCTTGCGGGAGAGACAGCACACCCTCATAAAGATGCAATTTATCAGAGATTACAAGAACTGAATCGAATTCTTAGATTCAAAGAGAACGAAACATATATGATAATCGGGTTTGCTGGACATCAATGA